One Chaetodon auriga isolate fChaAug3 chromosome 14, fChaAug3.hap1, whole genome shotgun sequence genomic window carries:
- the nkx2.4a gene encoding NK2 homeobox 4a isoform X2, with protein MSLSPKHTTPFSVTDILSPIEETYKKFSGMDGAGNLTSPLGAYRQPQVSQTGMQQHSMGHNATVATTYHMPHTVSQFSHSAMGGYCNGSIGNMGDLPSYQESMRNSAAATGWYSANPDPRYSTSMNMTGMGGLTGMADATKSMPALHAAPRRKRRVLFSQAQVYELERRFKQQKYLSAPEREHLASMIHLTPTQVKIWFQNHRYKMKRQAKDKAAQQLQQQQQDGNLCQQQAQSPRRVAVPVLVKDGKPCQNGSNTPTPNQQQVQQSQQQSQQQNGAGVVLASTTSSLTQHQSQQQVNALDLEEMSPSPPSLHSQLNMAQIDTSAVDYTSNMVSSNLLYGRTW; from the exons ATGTCGTTGAGCCCAAAGCATACAACGCCTTTTTCAGTGACAGATATTTTGAGTCCAATCGAGGAGACCTACAAGAAGTTTAGTGGCATGGACGGCGCAGGGAACCTAACCTCTCCACTGGGAGCCTACCGACAGCCTCAGGTGTCTCAGACCGGCATGCAACAACACTCCATGGGCCATAACGCCACCGTGGCCACCACTTACCACATGCCGCACACCGTCTCCCAGTTCTCCCACAGCGCAATGGGGGGATACTGCAATGGAAGCATTGGCAACATGGGAGACCTCCCGTCGTACCAGGAAAGCATGCGGAATagtgcagcagcaacagggtGGTACAGTGCCAACCCTGATCCAAGATACTCCACAA GTATGAACATGACCGGCATGGGGGGTCTCACAGGAATGGCGGACGCCACCAAATCCATGCCAGCTCTCCACGCTGCGCCCAGGAGGAAACGGCGCGTCCTGTTCTCGCAGGCTCAGGTCTACGAGCTTGAGAGGAGGTTTAAGCAGCAGAAATACCTGTCGGCGCCTGAGAGGGAGCACCTGGCCAGCATGATCCACCTGACGCCGACCCAGGTGAAGATCTGGTTTCAGAACCACCGGTACAAGATGAAGCGGCAGGCCAAGGACAAGGCagcgcagcagctgcagcagcagcaacaggacgGTAACCTGTGCCAACAGCAGGCGCAGTCCCCGAGGCGCGTAGCCGTGCCAGTTCTTGTGAAGGACGGTAAACCGTGCCAGAACGGCTCAAACACGCCGACGCCAAACCAGCAACAGGTACAACAGAGCCAGCAACAAAGCCAACAACAGAACGGGGCCGGAGTTGTGCTCGCATCCACGACCAGCAGCCTCACCCAGCATCAAagccagcagcaggtgaacGCGTTGGACCTGGAGGAGATGTCGCCCAGCCCCCCCTCACTGCACAGCCAGCTCAACATGGCCCAGATAGACACATCTGCTGTAGATTACACCAGTAACATGGTCAGCTCAAACCTCCTCTACGGCAGGACGTGGTAG
- the nkx2.4a gene encoding NK2 homeobox 4a isoform X1 produces MSLSPKHTTPFSVTDILSPIEETYKKFSGMDGAGNLTSPLGAYRQPQVSQTGMQQHSMGHNATVATTYHMPHTVSQFSHSAMGGYCNGSIGNMGDLPSYQESMRNSAAATGWYSANPDPRYSTISRFMGPSTGMNMTGMGGLTGMADATKSMPALHAAPRRKRRVLFSQAQVYELERRFKQQKYLSAPEREHLASMIHLTPTQVKIWFQNHRYKMKRQAKDKAAQQLQQQQQDGNLCQQQAQSPRRVAVPVLVKDGKPCQNGSNTPTPNQQQVQQSQQQSQQQNGAGVVLASTTSSLTQHQSQQQVNALDLEEMSPSPPSLHSQLNMAQIDTSAVDYTSNMVSSNLLYGRTW; encoded by the exons ATGTCGTTGAGCCCAAAGCATACAACGCCTTTTTCAGTGACAGATATTTTGAGTCCAATCGAGGAGACCTACAAGAAGTTTAGTGGCATGGACGGCGCAGGGAACCTAACCTCTCCACTGGGAGCCTACCGACAGCCTCAGGTGTCTCAGACCGGCATGCAACAACACTCCATGGGCCATAACGCCACCGTGGCCACCACTTACCACATGCCGCACACCGTCTCCCAGTTCTCCCACAGCGCAATGGGGGGATACTGCAATGGAAGCATTGGCAACATGGGAGACCTCCCGTCGTACCAGGAAAGCATGCGGAATagtgcagcagcaacagggtGGTACAGTGCCAACCCTGATCCAAGATACTCCACAA TTTCTAGATTCATGGGACCTTCCACAGGTATGAACATGACCGGCATGGGGGGTCTCACAGGAATGGCGGACGCCACCAAATCCATGCCAGCTCTCCACGCTGCGCCCAGGAGGAAACGGCGCGTCCTGTTCTCGCAGGCTCAGGTCTACGAGCTTGAGAGGAGGTTTAAGCAGCAGAAATACCTGTCGGCGCCTGAGAGGGAGCACCTGGCCAGCATGATCCACCTGACGCCGACCCAGGTGAAGATCTGGTTTCAGAACCACCGGTACAAGATGAAGCGGCAGGCCAAGGACAAGGCagcgcagcagctgcagcagcagcaacaggacgGTAACCTGTGCCAACAGCAGGCGCAGTCCCCGAGGCGCGTAGCCGTGCCAGTTCTTGTGAAGGACGGTAAACCGTGCCAGAACGGCTCAAACACGCCGACGCCAAACCAGCAACAGGTACAACAGAGCCAGCAACAAAGCCAACAACAGAACGGGGCCGGAGTTGTGCTCGCATCCACGACCAGCAGCCTCACCCAGCATCAAagccagcagcaggtgaacGCGTTGGACCTGGAGGAGATGTCGCCCAGCCCCCCCTCACTGCACAGCCAGCTCAACATGGCCCAGATAGACACATCTGCTGTAGATTACACCAGTAACATGGTCAGCTCAAACCTCCTCTACGGCAGGACGTGGTAG